In the bacterium genome, TTCTTTTTGTCCTTTCCATCATCAACTACGAAGATATAGACACCTGATGGCAGGTCTTTTCCATCTTTGTTTTTCATCTCATACTCAAACTCTCCAGAGGAATTGGTCCTCTTTTCCCCTTCATATAAAAGCTCGCCGGCAATGTTAAAAACCTTTAAAGTTATATTTGTATCTTTTGATATATTCTTAAATGTTACTTTATTTACCTTCCTGGCTGGGTTTGGAAAACAATAGACTGAATTAAAGATTACAGGGACATCTATCTTCGCTGGTTGAGAATTTATCTCTAAAAGGCTATCCTGATTTCCTATCCTTTCTATAAACATTGTCTCTCTATTCTCTTCCATATCAAAGTTAAAATTTAATTGGGAAGAACCACTATCTTTGACCATAAATCTGACCTTTCCTAAAACGCCTGAATCCATTTCTTGTGGGTTCACTAAACCATAGGCATAGTCTATCCTTCCATTTTCTACCCTGTTTATAATCCGATAGGCATTTTCTGGCAGCCAATCTCCTTCTACTATTTTGCCTATTGGTTTAAGGATATTCTCATCATAGCTTAGATGAATCTCTCCACACAAAGAATCCCTGGCACCAGAAATAAGGATATTAAACTCTATAATCTCACCTATCTTTACATTATTAATAGATTCTGGCTCAAACTTTAAGGTAATCTTTCCACCTTCTCTTTTTGCCTTTAATGGTTTTATTCCTTCTAAAGTTTGTTGTTCACCAAAGTTTGCCCTGAATATCATAAAATCATCAATGTTTATTATGGCATCAGCGTTAAAATCGCAATTAGAATTATAATAAGTTTTTGAACCTAAAGTATCGGCAAGTGCTGGCCAATCTGATATATTTATCTGGCCATCGCCATTTGCGTCTCCTAAGATGAGGATAATTGTTCCCTGCTCAGTTGTCTCATTAAATTGTGTCTTTGTTATGATAACATCTGTCTTTGTGGCTGGTGTTGCCCCGGGATAGGTAAAGGCTAAGCTATAAGTTCCAACCTGGATATGGTCAAAGATAAACCTTGAGTCAGGAGTTGTTGTGGTTGTTGCACCCGTTTCAATTAATCTAACACTAATACTTCCAACCCTCTGTCCTGCGGTCCCAAAGTCAATAAAACAAAGCCCTGATATGTTGCCAAACCTTCTTAAAGAATAAGCGTTAAATACAACCAAAGAATCAGAAAGTCTTGCCTCTACGGTATAAGTTCCTGGCGGCTCTTTCCCTAAGATAAGATATGCGCCTGTTGTTCCATTGATGTTAGTTAATGTTTGGGTTTGGGATAGATTAAATCCAGATGCACCATCTGGACTATCTGTAATTTCCCAGTTTATCAAAACATCTGGATAAGGGTTATGATAAATATCTTCTACCTTTATCACAAAGGGATTAGGTAACGTCTCCTCGCAGTTGGCTCGCTGGTTATTTCCGCAGACATAAAGAATGGTTGTTGGTGTGCCTGTCACATAGATTATGCCATCTTCTTTATTGAATGGAATGGCGTTTGAAGATGCATCCCGAAGAGTGGTAGAAGTTCCAAAACACAAGGAAGATGTTCCTTCATCCTCTCCTCTAAATCTGATAGAGCATAAAACACCAGAACCTGTTGCTGAACCGATTAATCCAACAAAGTAATAAATACTTCCAGTGCTATTATCATATCGCTGAACAACCATACCTCCTTGCGGAAATTCACCAGAGGTGATGGTTGAAACCTCAAGGATATCCGGATTAAAGGAAAGAAAGAGCTCTGCTCCGGCCATATTCGTTACATCTTCTATCAGAACATCAACAGTAGATTCTGTGCCTCTGTGAATAACCTTTGATGATGGGACAATCCTTAATTTTGTTATTGTCGGTAATGTGTGGACAATTATAGCCTCAACTACGGAAAAGGTTCCATAATTGAGTGCTTTATCTGTCAGGGTTCCGTAGAGGGTATATGTTCCATCTGAAAGCCCACAATAAGATAAAGAAATGGTGCCATTATTTAAACCAAAGATTGTGGTTGTATTTGAGGCAAATATATGACCATCTCTTGCTAACACGATGGTGAATGTAGCGGGATTTTTCTCTGTCCAGATAAAGGCGACAATAATGGTTGCGGTTGCTGGTGTGGTATAAGGTATTGTTCCATCATTGATATTTGTTATTTCAACCATAGGTTTGGTGGTATCAACAATGGTTGAGGTAGTAGTTCCTGTAAATAATTCTTCATTACCTGCCATATCCTTTGCTTTGGTATAGAAGAACCATTTGCCATCTGTATTTGTGCCTAAATTACAGGTGAATGTTCCCG is a window encoding:
- a CDS encoding T9SS type A sorting domain-containing protein: MIRLQDKKGVLLTLIILSVFPTTSYADNVFWQVVDQGGGIRVSGGDKLVDSSGQGCIGECKNSFYSLSMGYILPITNENAITFLTHSGTTSLGIGKVLEVVMNGTPYGFATFVISGMATTTMTEIQPGTYTGTYTVKNGDNIINGTLTGYLTIGTNTYTKICDVPVTLDGILPASYPLSLSEYSNTSSLKIPYLAFDKSGLKQINLYKMKEGGTWDYHTYQPISGILTTGTFTCNLGTNTDGKWFFYTKAKDMAGNEELFTGTTTSTIVDTTKPMVEITNINDGTIPYTTPATATIIVAFIWTEKNPATFTIVLARDGHIFASNTTTIFGLNNGTISLSYCGLSDGTYTLYGTLTDKALNYGTFSVVEAIIVHTLPTITKLRIVPSSKVIHRGTESTVDVLIEDVTNMAGAELFLSFNPDILEVSTITSGEFPQGGMVVQRYDNSTGSIYYFVGLIGSATGSGVLCSIRFRGEDEGTSSLCFGTSTTLRDASSNAIPFNKEDGIIYVTGTPTTILYVCGNNQRANCEETLPNPFVIKVEDIYHNPYPDVLINWEITDSPDGASGFNLSQTQTLTNINGTTGAYLILGKEPPGTYTVEARLSDSLVVFNAYSLRRFGNISGLCFIDFGTAGQRVGSISVRLIETGATTTTTPDSRFIFDHIQVGTYSLAFTYPGATPATKTDVIITKTQFNETTEQGTIILILGDANGDGQINISDWPALADTLGSKTYYNSNCDFNADAIINIDDFMIFRANFGEQQTLEGIKPLKAKREGGKITLKFEPESINNVKIGEIIEFNILISGARDSLCGEIHLSYDENILKPIGKIVEGDWLPENAYRIINRVENGRIDYAYGLVNPQEMDSGVLGKVRFMVKDSGSSQLNFNFDMEENRETMFIERIGNQDSLLEINSQPAKIDVPVIFNSVYCFPNPARKVNKVTFKNISKDTNITLKVFNIAGELLYEGEKRTNSSGEFEYEMKNKDGKDLPSGVYIFVVDDGKDKKKGKVGIIR